AGCCGTGCTCGGGGACAGCGACACCGTACTCGGTTTCCGCCTTGCAGGTGTCCACGAGGCTTATGCCTTCGAGGAAACTCCACTGGACATTGAAAGGCTCAAGAATAAACTCAACGAACTTATTGAGAGAGAGGATGTTGGGATAATCCTGATAACCGAGAGACTGGCAGAGAAGGTCGAAATTCCCGATGTTAAGCTCCCTATCATCCTTCAGGTGCCGGACAAGTCCGGCTCTAAACTGGGTGAAAAGGCCCTCAGGGAGATAGTAAGGAGGGCCATTGGTGTCGAGTTGAAGAGGTGAAGGAAAATGGGAAGGATAATACGCGTTACAGGACCACTCGTCGTTGCGGACGGCATGAAAGGGGCCAAGATGTACGAGGTCGTCCGCGTCGGAGAGATTGGACTCATAGGAGAAATCAT
This sequence is a window from Thermococcus kodakarensis KOD1. Protein-coding genes within it:
- a CDS encoding V-type ATP synthase subunit F, whose translation is MKIAVLGDSDTVLGFRLAGVHEAYAFEETPLDIERLKNKLNELIEREDVGIILITERLAEKVEIPDVKLPIILQVPDKSGSKLGEKALREIVRRAIGVELKR